A DNA window from Streptococcus mutans contains the following coding sequences:
- a CDS encoding ABC transporter permease/substrate-binding protein yields the protein MTDLMATFQNRFADWTQSLLEHLQISLLSLLIAIILAVPLAIFISHRKRIAEIILQISGIFQTIPSLALLGLFIPFMGIGTVPAVAALVIYALFPILQNTITGLTTIDPSLVEAGQAFGMTKWERLKKFELALAMPVIISGVRTAAVMIIGTATLAALIGAGGLGSFILLGIDRNNTSLILIGAISSALLAILFNLAIKFLEKASLKKIMLAFFIMLIGLGASYLPNVIKASQSQKEIVIAGKMGPEPEVLINMYKELIEQDSHLSVKVKPNFGKTTFLYEALKKGDIDIYPEFTGTITSSLLKNPPKTSNNPQTVYEEARDGILKQDNLVYLKPMKYQNTYAVAVKKSFAKEKGLKSISDLKKVENTAKAGFTLEFNDRKDGNKGLKSLYGLNLQVSTMEPALRYQAIKSGDIDITDAYSTDSEIKEYDLVTLKDNKNLFPPYQGAPLFKKKLLQKHPELKKILNRLAGKITESQMSDMNYQVKVKGKSAKTVAHHYLKKTGLLK from the coding sequence ATGACCGATTTAATGGCAACCTTCCAAAATCGCTTTGCTGACTGGACACAGTCCTTGTTAGAGCATTTACAAATATCTTTATTGTCACTTTTAATAGCCATTATCCTTGCTGTTCCTCTGGCTATCTTTATCAGTCATCGAAAGAGAATAGCAGAGATTATTTTACAAATTTCAGGGATTTTCCAAACGATTCCTTCTCTGGCTCTTTTAGGCTTATTCATCCCTTTTATGGGGATTGGAACGGTGCCAGCCGTAGCGGCTCTGGTTATCTATGCCCTTTTTCCAATTTTGCAAAATACCATCACTGGTCTAACAACTATTGACCCAAGTTTGGTCGAAGCTGGTCAAGCTTTCGGTATGACCAAGTGGGAGCGACTGAAAAAATTTGAATTAGCGCTGGCTATGCCAGTTATCATTTCTGGAGTAAGGACAGCGGCTGTTATGATTATTGGGACAGCGACCTTGGCAGCCTTGATTGGAGCTGGAGGGTTGGGTTCCTTCATTCTTCTTGGAATTGATCGTAACAACACTTCTCTGATTTTAATAGGAGCTATTTCTTCAGCTCTTTTAGCTATTCTTTTTAATCTCGCTATTAAATTTTTAGAAAAAGCTTCGCTGAAAAAGATTATGCTTGCCTTTTTTATCATGTTGATTGGTTTGGGCGCCTCTTATCTTCCAAATGTGATTAAAGCCAGTCAGAGTCAGAAAGAAATTGTCATTGCTGGTAAAATGGGACCTGAACCAGAAGTCCTGATTAATATGTATAAAGAATTAATTGAGCAAGATAGTCACCTATCAGTAAAAGTCAAACCTAATTTTGGAAAAACAACCTTTCTTTATGAAGCCCTAAAAAAAGGTGATATTGATATTTACCCAGAGTTTACTGGAACAATTACAAGTAGTCTTCTAAAAAATCCACCTAAAACGTCCAATAATCCTCAAACAGTTTACGAAGAAGCACGTGATGGTATTTTAAAACAGGACAATCTTGTCTATCTAAAGCCCATGAAATATCAAAATACCTATGCTGTAGCTGTTAAGAAATCATTTGCTAAAGAAAAAGGATTAAAGTCTATTTCTGATTTGAAAAAGGTTGAAAATACAGCAAAAGCAGGATTTACTCTCGAATTTAATGACCGAAAAGATGGAAACAAAGGATTGAAGAGTCTTTATGGACTTAATTTACAGGTGAGTACAATGGAACCTGCTTTGCGCTATCAAGCAATTAAGAGTGGTGATATTGACATCACTGACGCCTATTCAACAGATTCAGAAATCAAGGAATACGACTTGGTTACTCTCAAGGATAACAAAAATCTTTTCCCACCCTATCAAGGAGCTCCTTTATTCAAAAAGAAATTGTTACAAAAACATCCTGAACTAAAAAAGATTCTGAATCGCTTAGCTGGAAAAATTACAGAAAGTCAAATGAGCGACATGAATTATCAGGTTAAAGTCAAAGGAAAATCTGCTAAAACAGTAGCTCATCATTATCTCAAAAAAACAGGTTTGCTGAAATAA
- a CDS encoding putative cross-wall-targeting lipoprotein signal domain-containing proteiin, with protein MEQKIFSKRKSKIAGLCGAILTTTVVALASGTVIEADETIEQPVAAETVSQADGDNPEQTTSVQQETAPQQTETSQSSDATVDREESATSPSDEQIVSQNDSNSSSQIDQTIADTNRSDSDHISKTSAATTEDQEEKVNSAKAQTAAATNNQDTRYSAKDAYGNSNFNKTLTEFGKNANVADVTYDGVRDEYIVVNDPSAPYVPNANEIAKYLKEYLTELRNINNIAIPVPSVDQVMQKYAQDRANEEANEKNGLDHDTSLPIPNNLTWVAEDGHLDMDSSIQSKSQEGYTLASDKATAYYLALNWFSDYFNIYDDPNDGLKSFGHAVSILSDGGTGMGLGLASGQDNEKGMWYAQLEFGGNDNEDNTNDFSSLKNGKGEWVLYYKGSPVKFLPNTTFWYVKKGTSPDAASTPHNSDKPSFQSSKDLDPNFKADNRFQEGKEASVHQAIPATFKSHRDEVGNKDQNSISAQLPDTGVQKNNQLALIALGTGLILLSGLLLSKRKSLK; from the coding sequence ATGGAACAGAAGATTTTTAGCAAACGAAAAAGTAAGATTGCTGGGCTTTGTGGAGCTATTTTAACGACTACAGTTGTTGCCCTTGCGTCAGGTACTGTAATCGAGGCTGATGAGACAATAGAACAGCCTGTCGCAGCTGAGACTGTCTCGCAAGCTGATGGGGACAATCCCGAACAAACAACAAGCGTTCAACAAGAAACTGCTCCTCAACAAACGGAAACTTCTCAAAGCTCAGACGCAACCGTAGATAGAGAAGAGTCAGCAACCTCCCCATCTGATGAACAGATCGTAAGTCAAAATGATTCAAACTCATCATCTCAAATTGATCAAACGATAGCTGATACGAATCGCTCTGACTCTGATCATATTTCAAAAACATCAGCCGCTACAACTGAAGATCAAGAAGAGAAAGTTAATTCTGCAAAAGCACAAACTGCTGCCGCAACCAACAATCAAGACACTCGTTATAGTGCGAAAGATGCTTATGGCAATTCCAATTTTAACAAGACATTAACTGAATTTGGAAAAAATGCTAATGTTGCTGATGTAACCTATGATGGCGTGAGGGATGAATATATTGTGGTTAATGATCCTAGTGCTCCTTACGTTCCTAATGCAAACGAAATTGCAAAATACTTAAAGGAATATTTAACAGAACTCCGCAACATCAATAATATTGCTATTCCTGTGCCTTCTGTTGATCAGGTTATGCAAAAATACGCACAAGATCGGGCTAACGAAGAAGCCAATGAAAAAAACGGCTTGGATCATGATACTAGTTTACCTATCCCTAATAATTTAACTTGGGTTGCCGAAGATGGACATTTGGATATGGATAGCAGCATTCAATCCAAAAGTCAAGAAGGCTATACACTTGCCTCTGATAAAGCAACCGCCTACTATCTAGCGCTTAACTGGTTTTCTGACTATTTTAATATTTACGATGACCCCAACGATGGCCTCAAATCGTTTGGACACGCTGTCAGTATTTTGTCAGACGGGGGAACTGGAATGGGCTTAGGTCTTGCTTCAGGTCAAGATAATGAAAAGGGAATGTGGTACGCACAATTGGAATTTGGTGGTAACGATAACGAAGATAATACCAACGATTTTTCATCTTTAAAAAACGGCAAGGGAGAATGGGTATTATATTATAAAGGAAGTCCTGTTAAGTTTCTTCCTAACACTACCTTTTGGTATGTAAAAAAAGGCACTTCCCCTGATGCAGCTTCTACTCCTCACAACAGTGATAAACCTTCATTCCAGTCATCTAAAGATCTTGACCCTAATTTCAAGGCCGATAATAGATTCCAAGAAGGAAAGGAAGCCTCTGTTCATCAGGCTATTCCTGCAACATTTAAATCTCATCGCGATGAAGTTGGTAATAAAGACCAAAATTCTATTTCTGCTCAACTACCTGATACAGGAGTTCAAAAAAATAATCAATTAGCCTTGATAGCTTTAGGAACAGGCTTGATTTTACTTTCCGGACTTCTTCTTTCAAAAAGAAAATCCTTAAAATAA
- a CDS encoding ABC transporter ATP-binding protein has product MTLKTNNLSYWYNNNPDDYLFKEVNLEFEKGKVYSILGQSGSGKTTFLSLLAGLDSPKKGEILLNNQNISEKGLTDYRKNAVSTIFQSYNLLPYMTAQQNVETALDISSVKTTSEKIVTLFDNVGISEDLIDKPVLHLSGGQQQRVAIVRALASEHNIIIADEPTGNLDETTTKDIVTIFKKIAHEQKKTVIIVTHEREVADSSDIIFELRKKEFTLI; this is encoded by the coding sequence ATGACATTGAAAACAAATAACCTCAGTTACTGGTACAATAACAATCCTGATGATTATCTTTTCAAAGAAGTCAATCTTGAATTTGAAAAAGGGAAAGTCTATTCTATCCTCGGGCAATCAGGTAGCGGAAAAACTACTTTTCTATCTCTTCTAGCAGGACTTGACAGTCCTAAAAAAGGAGAAATCCTTCTTAATAATCAAAATATTAGTGAAAAAGGCTTAACTGATTATCGTAAAAATGCTGTCTCAACCATTTTCCAATCCTATAATCTTTTGCCTTATATGACAGCTCAACAAAATGTTGAAACCGCACTTGATATTTCATCTGTCAAGACAACAAGTGAAAAAATTGTAACATTATTTGATAATGTTGGTATTTCTGAAGATTTGATAGATAAACCTGTCTTACATCTCTCCGGAGGTCAGCAACAAAGAGTTGCTATCGTGAGGGCGCTCGCTAGCGAACACAATATCATTATTGCTGATGAACCAACTGGTAATCTAGACGAAACAACAACCAAAGATATTGTTACTATTTTTAAAAAGATTGCCCATGAGCAGAAGAAAACGGTGATTATTGTTACGCATGAACGAGAAGTTGCTGATAGTTCTGATATTATTTTCGAATTACGCAAAAAAGAATTTACATTAATTTAA
- a CDS encoding 4-oxalocrotonate tautomerase gives MPFVKIDLFEGRSQEQKIQLAREVTEVVSRVAKAPKEAIHVFINDMPEGTYYPHGEMKKKG, from the coding sequence ATGCCATTTGTTAAAATTGACCTTTTTGAAGGCCGTAGCCAAGAACAAAAAATCCAGCTTGCTCGTGAAGTAACTGAAGTAGTATCTCGTGTTGCAAAAGCACCTAAAGAAGCGATTCACGTTTTTATTAACGACATGCCGGAAGGAACCTATTATCCTCACGGAGAAATGAAGAAAAAAGGTTAG
- a CDS encoding MarR family winged helix-turn-helix transcriptional regulator yields the protein MTKSQKQTKQYLRIFDQQMSLYEHYARKNSLQSKSLFILLWLYYNPQGITQKQIVEKTYSTKQVVNATLKRWNEKNYIVFLKSQTDRREKKIILSSQGQEYAASIIAPLEKMEEAAFNSLSVQEQQTMIQLTGHYYQALLSQMQLYFVQGEGEKATKEKL from the coding sequence ATGACGAAATCACAAAAGCAGACAAAGCAATATTTACGTATCTTTGATCAGCAGATGTCTCTTTATGAGCATTACGCTCGAAAGAACAGTCTGCAAAGCAAATCTCTTTTTATCCTTCTTTGGCTTTATTATAATCCACAAGGAATCACACAAAAACAAATTGTTGAAAAAACTTATTCAACTAAACAAGTGGTTAACGCTACCTTAAAAAGATGGAATGAAAAAAATTATATCGTTTTTCTCAAGTCACAAACAGATCGTCGTGAAAAGAAAATAATTTTATCTTCTCAAGGTCAAGAATATGCTGCATCCATTATTGCTCCTTTAGAGAAAATGGAAGAAGCCGCCTTTAATAGTTTGTCTGTTCAAGAGCAACAAACAATGATTCAATTGACGGGACATTATTATCAAGCTTTATTATCACAAATGCAGCTTTATTTTGTTCAAGGAGAAGGAGAAAAAGCTACAAAGGAGAAGTTATGA
- a CDS encoding thymidine kinase — translation MAQLYYKYGTMNSGKTIEILKVAHNYEEQGKPVVIMTSSLDTRDGFGVVASRIGMRREAVTITDDMDIFAYIENMFEKPYCILIDESQFLSQKNVYDLARIVDELDVPVMAFGLKNDFQNHLFEGSRELLLLADKIEEIKTICQFCSKKATMVLRTENGRPVYKGNQIQIGGNETYIPVCRRHYFHPPIKA, via the coding sequence TTGGCGCAGTTATATTATAAATATGGGACCATGAATTCAGGTAAGACAATCGAAATTTTAAAGGTTGCTCATAATTATGAAGAACAAGGAAAGCCTGTTGTCATTATGACGAGCAGCTTGGACACGCGAGATGGATTTGGTGTGGTGGCTAGTAGAATTGGCATGCGACGTGAAGCAGTTACTATTACAGATGACATGGATATTTTTGCTTACATCGAAAACATGTTTGAGAAACCTTATTGTATTTTAATTGATGAAAGTCAGTTTTTAAGCCAAAAAAATGTTTATGATCTAGCAAGGATTGTTGATGAATTGGATGTGCCTGTTATGGCCTTTGGGCTCAAAAATGATTTTCAGAACCATCTCTTTGAAGGGTCACGTGAACTCTTGCTGTTAGCTGATAAGATTGAGGAAATTAAAACTATCTGTCAATTTTGCTCCAAAAAGGCAACCATGGTTTTAAGAACAGAAAATGGCAGGCCTGTCTATAAGGGCAATCAAATTCAAATTGGTGGTAATGAAACTTATATTCCTGTCTGTCGAAGACATTACTTTCATCCTCCAATCAAAGCCTGA
- a CDS encoding NADPH-dependent FMN reductase: protein MKLIGLVGTNSKKSTNRQLLQYMQKHFADKADIELLEIKDIPIFNKPADKKVPEQILKIAEKIEAADGVIIGTPEYDHSIPAVLMSALAWLSYGIYPLLNKPVMITGASYGTLGSSRAQLQLRQILNAPEIKANVLPDEFLLSHSLQAFDKEGNLNDLDTFQKLDAIFDDFRLFVKITEKLSSAQELLHKEAENFNWESL, encoded by the coding sequence ATGAAACTCATTGGATTAGTTGGTACAAACTCAAAAAAATCCACCAACCGCCAATTACTGCAATACATGCAAAAACATTTTGCTGATAAAGCTGACATTGAATTGCTTGAAATTAAAGATATTCCTATTTTTAATAAACCAGCAGACAAAAAAGTTCCAGAGCAAATACTTAAGATAGCTGAGAAAATTGAAGCTGCAGATGGTGTAATTATTGGTACACCTGAATACGATCATTCTATTCCAGCTGTATTAATGAGTGCTCTGGCTTGGCTGTCATACGGTATTTACCCGCTTCTTAATAAACCTGTCATGATTACTGGGGCTTCTTACGGAACCCTTGGTTCATCTCGAGCTCAGCTGCAACTTCGTCAAATTCTTAATGCGCCAGAAATTAAAGCGAATGTCCTTCCTGATGAATTTTTACTCTCTCACTCTCTGCAAGCATTTGACAAAGAAGGTAATCTTAATGATTTAGATACTTTCCAAAAACTTGATGCTATCTTTGACGATTTCCGTCTTTTTGTTAAAATCACCGAGAAACTATCAAGTGCCCAAGAACTTTTACATAAAGAAGCTGAAAATTTCAATTGGGAAAGTCTGTAA
- a CDS encoding ABC transporter ATP-binding protein, translated as MIRFENITKSYGDNRVIADLNFEIAKGEFFVLIGPSGSGKTTTLKMINRLITPSQGDIYLNDKNITDISLRELRLDMGYVLQQIALFPNLTVRENIELIPEMKAWSKADRLEKTKKLLDKAGLPADKYLERYPRDLSGGEQQRVGILRAIIANPHILLMDEPFSALDPISRKQLQDLTLSLQKELGMTVVFVTHDIEEAKKLADRIAIFQKGRIIQLASPKDMAQNPVNDFVADLFGGDN; from the coding sequence ATGATTCGATTTGAAAATATTACTAAATCTTACGGGGATAACCGGGTCATTGCCGATCTTAACTTTGAAATTGCCAAGGGAGAATTCTTTGTTTTGATTGGTCCCAGTGGCAGCGGTAAAACGACTACCCTCAAGATGATTAATCGCTTAATCACTCCCAGTCAAGGAGATATTTATTTAAATGATAAAAACATCACTGACATTTCTTTAAGAGAATTACGTTTAGATATGGGTTATGTTCTTCAGCAAATTGCTCTTTTCCCCAATCTGACTGTCAGAGAAAATATTGAATTGATTCCTGAAATGAAGGCTTGGTCAAAAGCAGATCGACTCGAAAAAACGAAGAAATTACTTGATAAAGCTGGCTTGCCAGCAGATAAGTATTTGGAACGTTATCCACGTGACCTATCAGGTGGTGAGCAACAACGGGTAGGTATTCTACGTGCCATTATTGCAAATCCCCATATTCTTTTAATGGACGAGCCTTTTTCAGCCTTGGATCCTATTTCGAGAAAACAACTACAAGATTTGACACTCTCTTTACAAAAAGAATTAGGAATGACAGTTGTTTTTGTAACGCATGATATTGAAGAAGCCAAAAAGTTAGCAGATCGAATTGCTATTTTTCAAAAGGGGCGGATTATTCAATTGGCTAGTCCTAAAGATATGGCGCAAAATCCGGTCAATGATTTTGTGGCAGATTTATTTGGAGGTGATAACTAA
- a CDS encoding ABC transporter permease: protein MNFIKRAWLATKAKKGRTALLTLVTSSILNFVLAGLTIKSAADKAVDNAKKEAGATVNLQVSRDYMMKKAQQSSSSQSNNNQPPKFEMTPISLSTAQTVAKMVGVKSYLYTSTTTASAGSITPISTSSSSSNSSDSNSKTNNSEGPSGQNSKMDSGDFTITGVNTSANVSDFSSGTNKITKGKGITSQTADNDVVIESDLAKANNLAVGDRFTVKVTTDSSNTAKTYILKVIGIYKSSSSVTSSQLQNNASNPSNNLYVNLKTANTMKGQTNTVDAATYTLSNPASMKSFVKKAKSKIDTQKFTIESNDQVYQQMLTPLNNVASFSKNIVLLVALAGAVILTLIIILSIRERRYEIGVLMSLGENRLKIIGQFFAELFMVTLVSLVIAIVAGNFVGNAVGNQLLSQQTTSSQQSRQMDAGPGQNGSKTNSQKSNQPPSRGGLGAMMGTSQANVAQINKLNVKQTPESIAKLGAIALLITFLSIILASIGIIRMKPKDILSSN, encoded by the coding sequence ATGAATTTTATCAAACGTGCTTGGCTGGCAACCAAGGCTAAAAAAGGCCGAACTGCTCTCTTGACTCTAGTCACCAGTAGTATTCTTAACTTTGTATTAGCTGGACTTACCATTAAATCTGCGGCAGATAAGGCAGTTGATAATGCTAAAAAAGAGGCTGGAGCAACCGTCAATCTTCAGGTCAGCCGCGACTACATGATGAAAAAGGCTCAGCAATCATCATCTAGCCAATCAAACAATAACCAACCTCCGAAATTTGAGATGACTCCTATTTCTCTGTCAACTGCTCAGACTGTTGCTAAAATGGTTGGTGTTAAATCTTATCTCTATACCTCAACAACAACTGCCAGTGCCGGAAGTATCACTCCTATATCTACTAGTTCCAGTTCATCAAATTCTTCTGATTCTAATAGCAAAACGAACAATTCAGAAGGACCCAGCGGTCAAAATAGTAAAATGGATTCTGGTGACTTTACTATTACTGGCGTCAATACAAGCGCAAATGTTTCAGATTTTTCAAGTGGTACCAACAAAATAACTAAAGGAAAAGGTATCACAAGTCAAACTGCTGATAATGACGTTGTTATTGAATCTGATTTAGCTAAAGCAAACAATCTCGCTGTTGGTGATCGTTTTACAGTCAAAGTAACTACTGATAGCAGCAATACAGCGAAAACTTATATTCTTAAGGTTATTGGTATTTATAAATCTAGTTCAAGTGTAACCTCTTCTCAATTACAAAATAATGCATCTAACCCTTCCAATAATCTGTATGTCAATCTAAAGACAGCAAATACAATGAAGGGTCAAACCAATACTGTTGATGCTGCTACTTATACTTTATCAAACCCTGCTAGTATGAAATCATTTGTTAAAAAAGCCAAAAGTAAGATTGATACGCAAAAATTTACCATTGAAAGTAATGATCAAGTTTACCAACAAATGTTAACACCTTTAAACAATGTTGCTAGTTTTTCAAAAAATATTGTTCTCTTAGTTGCCCTAGCTGGTGCAGTAATATTAACATTGATTATTATTCTTAGTATCCGTGAACGACGTTATGAAATTGGCGTGCTTATGAGTCTCGGTGAAAATCGTTTAAAGATTATCGGTCAATTTTTCGCAGAGCTTTTCATGGTTACTTTGGTTTCCTTAGTCATTGCTATCGTAGCTGGTAACTTTGTTGGTAATGCAGTTGGAAATCAACTTCTTTCTCAACAGACAACTTCAAGTCAACAAAGTAGACAAATGGATGCTGGTCCGGGACAAAATGGTTCGAAAACTAATAGTCAGAAATCAAATCAACCTCCTTCTAGGGGTGGTCTTGGTGCTATGATGGGCACATCACAGGCAAATGTTGCTCAAATTAATAAACTAAACGTTAAACAGACACCTGAAAGCATCGCTAAACTTGGTGCCATCGCTCTTCTGATCACCTTTTTATCAATTATTCTGGCAAGTATTGGTATTATTCGTATGAAGCCAAAAGACATTTTATCTTCAAATTAG
- a CDS encoding FAD:protein FMN transferase has product MQAQQTLHLMGTTIDLMVEADNAKELVETACQLLKTYEHRFSANSDDSELMAVNHLAGIKPVQVQEDLFQLIKIGKKHSLEQPSNLNIAIGPLVQAWRIGFDDANIPSKSLIEKKLKLIDPQNIRLDEKKQTVFLSQKEMKIDLGSLAKGYIADRVISYLKQQGASSAMINLGGNLLVYGPNKKRSNGLWYIGIQDPKKPRNQNIGIVKIHGQSVVTSGIYERHLQINGKDYHHIFDKNTGYPIETQMASLSIISDLSLDGEIWTTRLFGLPIPFVMETINQISHIEGIIITRDNRLAVSDGLKNTFSTFH; this is encoded by the coding sequence TTGCAGGCACAACAAACTTTACATCTGATGGGGACAACGATTGATCTTATGGTTGAAGCCGACAATGCTAAAGAACTTGTTGAGACTGCTTGCCAACTTTTAAAGACTTACGAACATCGTTTCAGTGCCAATAGTGATGACTCAGAACTGATGGCTGTCAATCATCTGGCAGGTATCAAACCTGTTCAGGTTCAAGAAGATTTGTTCCAATTAATTAAAATTGGGAAAAAACATAGCCTTGAGCAGCCAAGCAATCTCAATATCGCTATCGGACCTTTGGTGCAAGCTTGGCGGATAGGTTTTGACGATGCCAATATCCCCAGCAAATCTCTGATTGAAAAAAAATTGAAACTGATCGATCCTCAAAATATCAGACTGGATGAGAAAAAACAAACTGTCTTTTTATCCCAAAAGGAAATGAAGATTGATTTGGGATCTTTGGCAAAAGGTTACATTGCTGATAGAGTCATTTCTTATTTAAAACAGCAAGGTGCGTCTTCTGCTATGATTAATTTGGGTGGCAATCTTTTGGTTTATGGTCCTAATAAAAAACGTTCAAATGGTTTATGGTATATTGGGATTCAAGATCCTAAAAAGCCACGAAACCAAAATATTGGTATTGTGAAAATTCATGGTCAATCTGTTGTTACTTCTGGCATTTATGAACGTCACCTACAGATTAATGGGAAAGATTATCACCATATTTTTGATAAAAATACAGGCTATCCAATAGAAACTCAAATGGCTAGTCTCAGTATTATCTCAGACTTATCACTTGATGGTGAGATTTGGACAACACGTTTATTTGGTTTACCAATACCGTTTGTTATGGAAACAATTAATCAAATCAGTCATATTGAAGGAATTATTATCACTAGAGATAATCGACTTGCTGTTTCAGATGGTCTTAAAAACACTTTTTCCACTTTCCATTAA
- a CDS encoding NAD(P)H-dependent oxidoreductase, with translation MKFVGLVGSNAEQSYNRKLLEYIRKQFKLKFELELLEIDEVPMFNQDQSWKDSFQLRLLYNKIIRADGVIIATPEHNHTITAALKSVLEWLSCEVHPFENKPVMIVGASYYDQGTSRAQVHLRKILDAPGVNAYTLPGNEFLLGKAKEAFDDNGNIINQGTVDFLETCLDNFMSYVGVVSKLQKPKPIEPEDLDCNHPIATTITEVDPDDPEWVEKVAEITGAVSGDAYVKLDHGILTVDQINMFLKAMPFELTYADDNNQFLYYNNAHQDPDTMYAKRIPEQSGNRLSTVHNSLPAGRMKNVEWVIGTLRNGNQEYVRTLIPSPNPAVLNTHNYQAMYYDDGSFAGINEIVFNFKPWLDWYLQTTGQRLVGGAGGVDATSGASDSGHGGGSDATSGASDSSHSNETAADATSGASEH, from the coding sequence ATGAAATTTGTAGGACTTGTAGGCTCAAATGCAGAACAATCATACAATCGCAAACTGTTAGAATACATCAGAAAACAATTTAAATTAAAATTTGAACTAGAATTGTTGGAAATTGATGAAGTACCAATGTTCAATCAAGATCAGAGTTGGAAAGACAGTTTCCAATTGCGTCTCCTATACAATAAAATTATACGTGCTGACGGGGTAATTATCGCTACACCTGAACATAACCACACCATTACTGCCGCTTTAAAGAGTGTTTTGGAATGGTTATCCTGTGAAGTCCATCCCTTTGAAAACAAACCTGTTATGATTGTTGGTGCTTCTTATTATGATCAAGGGACATCCCGAGCTCAGGTTCATTTGAGAAAAATTTTAGACGCACCCGGCGTCAATGCCTACACTCTTCCTGGTAATGAATTTTTACTTGGAAAAGCTAAGGAAGCCTTTGATGACAATGGTAATATTATTAATCAAGGAACTGTTGATTTCCTTGAAACTTGTTTAGATAATTTTATGAGCTATGTTGGAGTAGTATCAAAATTGCAAAAACCAAAACCAATTGAACCAGAAGATTTGGATTGTAATCATCCTATTGCTACAACCATTACTGAGGTTGATCCCGACGATCCTGAATGGGTTGAAAAAGTCGCTGAAATCACAGGTGCAGTGTCAGGTGATGCTTATGTTAAACTTGATCATGGTATTTTGACAGTCGATCAAATCAATATGTTCTTAAAAGCTATGCCTTTTGAGTTGACTTATGCGGATGACAATAATCAATTCTTGTATTACAATAACGCCCATCAAGATCCTGATACCATGTATGCTAAGCGTATCCCGGAACAGTCTGGAAATCGTTTGTCTACTGTTCATAATTCGCTTCCTGCAGGGCGTATGAAAAATGTTGAATGGGTTATTGGAACATTGCGCAATGGCAATCAGGAGTATGTCCGTACCCTTATTCCAAGCCCAAATCCCGCTGTTTTGAATACGCATAATTATCAAGCCATGTATTATGATGATGGTTCTTTTGCGGGAATCAATGAAATTGTCTTCAATTTCAAACCTTGGCTAGATTGGTATCTACAAACAACAGGACAAAGACTTGTTGGTGGTGCAGGTGGTGTCGATGCCACATCTGGTGCTTCTGACAGTGGCCATGGTGGAGGTAGCGATGCTACTTCCGGTGCCTCTGATAGCAGTCATAGCAATGAAACAGCTGCTGATGCCACATCTGGTGCTTCCGAACATTGA